A genome region from Lactobacillus sp. ESL0791 includes the following:
- a CDS encoding oligopeptide ABC transporter substrate-binding protein has protein sequence MKKSKIFSSIGVVTAAALTLVACGKSNNSSSNGNDVKTASKFPAAVPTKATKKGGTVKIGELSASPFTGIFAPELSTMQTDTDVAGPGLENLFDTDDNFKINDKGPATFKLDRKTKTVTIEIKKGVKWSDGKQVVAKDIEYPYEITANKATQSQRYTASLADIVGLADYHNGKTKTIKGIEMPDGENGLKVILHFKQMKPGMYNSGNGYFIEDAEPYHYLKDVPFAKLMSSDKIRKNPLFYGPYKLDKVVRGQSTTWSPNKYYWRGTPKLDKIVIQVVSPDTASQALKSHKFDIINVRNAQWKQVKGTKGVNFVASIPLSYYYLGFKVGKWSNKQGKSVMDKNPKMTKPLRQAIGYAMNVNEVDKHYTDGLSFRVPTLIPAQFGDYFNKDSKGYPYDLKKANEILDKAGYKKKGKWRVQPNGKPLTITFLAMQGSAIQEPTVQNYIQQWHKIGLNVKLYGGRLTEANAFYDKLQKSDPGFDMFEAGWVLSTEPSPNDIYNEAAPFNYSHFVTEKNNKLLDEMNSEKAFDHNYRVQKFHEWQDYMNEEAYVIPMDNAYGITAVNNKLTGYSKKPSMNNTLYYDIAYAK, from the coding sequence ATGAAGAAATCAAAGATATTTAGTTCAATCGGCGTTGTTACTGCAGCCGCATTGACACTGGTTGCATGTGGTAAGAGTAATAATTCAAGTAGTAATGGTAATGATGTCAAAACTGCAAGTAAGTTTCCAGCAGCTGTGCCAACAAAAGCAACCAAAAAAGGTGGTACTGTAAAAATAGGAGAATTGTCTGCTTCGCCATTTACAGGAATTTTTGCACCAGAACTTTCGACAATGCAAACTGATACCGATGTTGCAGGACCTGGTCTTGAAAACTTGTTTGACACTGATGATAATTTTAAGATCAATGATAAAGGCCCTGCTACGTTTAAACTTGACCGAAAAACTAAAACTGTCACAATTGAAATTAAAAAGGGTGTTAAATGGTCTGATGGTAAGCAAGTAGTAGCTAAAGACATTGAGTATCCCTATGAAATTACTGCTAATAAAGCAACCCAGTCGCAAAGGTATACCGCTTCTTTAGCTGATATCGTCGGCTTAGCTGATTATCATAATGGCAAGACGAAAACCATTAAGGGAATTGAGATGCCAGATGGTGAAAATGGTCTTAAAGTTATTTTGCATTTCAAGCAAATGAAACCAGGAATGTATAATTCTGGTAACGGCTATTTTATAGAGGATGCTGAACCATATCATTATCTGAAAGATGTTCCGTTTGCTAAATTAATGTCAAGTGATAAGATTAGAAAAAATCCATTATTTTATGGACCATATAAGTTAGATAAAGTTGTTAGAGGACAATCAACTACTTGGTCACCAAATAAATATTATTGGCGTGGCACACCAAAGCTGGATAAAATTGTAATTCAAGTTGTAAGTCCGGATACTGCTTCTCAGGCCTTAAAGAGTCATAAGTTTGATATTATTAATGTTCGTAATGCACAGTGGAAACAAGTCAAAGGCACTAAAGGCGTTAATTTCGTAGCCAGCATTCCATTATCATACTATTACCTTGGATTTAAAGTCGGTAAGTGGAGTAATAAGCAAGGTAAAAGTGTCATGGATAAGAATCCAAAGATGACCAAGCCTTTGCGGCAGGCAATTGGCTATGCAATGAATGTTAATGAAGTTGACAAGCATTATACGGACGGCCTAAGTTTCAGAGTTCCGACTTTAATTCCGGCACAATTTGGTGATTACTTCAATAAAGATTCAAAGGGTTATCCTTACGATCTTAAAAAAGCTAACGAGATTCTTGATAAGGCGGGATACAAGAAGAAGGGCAAATGGCGTGTTCAGCCTAATGGCAAACCACTAACTATTACTTTCTTGGCAATGCAAGGTTCCGCTATTCAAGAGCCAACGGTTCAAAACTATATTCAGCAATGGCATAAGATCGGCTTAAATGTCAAACTTTACGGCGGCCGCTTGACTGAAGCAAATGCATTTTATGATAAATTACAAAAGAGTGATCCTGGCTTCGATATGTTTGAAGCAGGTTGGGTATTGTCGACTGAGCCGTCACCAAATGATATTTATAATGAAGCAGCGCCATTTAATTATTCGCACTTTGTAACTGAAAAGAATAATAAGTTATTAGACGAAATGAACTCTGAAAAAGCCTTTGACCATAATTATCGGGTGCAAAAATTCCATGAATGGCAGGATTACATGAATGAAGAGGCTTATGTAATTCCAATGGATAATGCTTATGGCATCACCGCTGTAAATAATAAATTAACGGGTTATTCAAAGAAACCGTCTATGAACAATACATTGTATTATGATATCGCTTATGCTAAGTAA